Part of the Mycolicibacterium mageritense genome is shown below.
TGCCGCAACTCGACATCCCCGCGGTCACGGTGTCGCCCGGTGCCGGCTACGACGTGGCTCCCGGCACCTACGTCCTGGTGCGGCCCGACGGTTACATCGGTGCGATCAGCGAGTCCGCCGACACCGTGGTCAGGTACTTGGGAGGCGCCCGGCATGCAGCGGTGTGAGGAGTGCGGGTACACCTACGACCTGGAGGCCGCGCCGCAGGCCCCTGAAGCCATCCGGGCGGGCACAGCGCAGCTCGCCGGGCTGCTGACCACGACCGAACACTACGCGTTGGTACGCAGGCCGGCGCCCGGCGTGTGGGCGCCGCTTGAGTACGCGTGCCATCTACGCGACATGCTGCTGACCCAACGTGAGCGCGTGCTGCTGGCGCGTCGCGTGGACACCCCGCAGTGCGTCCCGATGGGCCGCGACGAGCGCGTGGGGCACGAGGGATACGTCGAGCAGGATCCCGTCGAGGTGGCCGCCGAACTCACGATGGCCGCGCGGCTGCTGGGCAATGTGTTCGCCCGGCTCGACACCACGGACTGGGAGCTGCGGCTCGTCTACAACTGGCCCGAGCGGCACGTCCGGACGCTGCGCTGGGTGGCCGCGCACACGCTGCACGAGGTGCAGCACCATCTGCTGGACGTGCGCCGTCAGCTCGAAGCGGAGTGATGACGGCGTGCGACGAAAAGAATTGTGGAGCCTAGGAGATTCGAACTC
Proteins encoded:
- a CDS encoding DinB family protein, giving the protein MQRCEECGYTYDLEAAPQAPEAIRAGTAQLAGLLTTTEHYALVRRPAPGVWAPLEYACHLRDMLLTQRERVLLARRVDTPQCVPMGRDERVGHEGYVEQDPVEVAAELTMAARLLGNVFARLDTTDWELRLVYNWPERHVRTLRWVAAHTLHEVQHHLLDVRRQLEAE